A region of the Dermatophagoides farinae isolate YC_2012a chromosome 7, ASM2471394v1, whole genome shotgun sequence genome:
aaagacaGATCATAATTCGATACAGATCGTGGCAAATGGCCAACCAAGAAAACACAATACAAAACAATGGCATTaagttgataaaaaaaataatttggattcacaaaaacaaacaaaaaagtaaACAATTTGTGTATGATGACTATTGTGACACAAGTGTACATAGTAAAAATAGTGACAACATGTGATGATATAAACAATTTACTAATCATCTCACATTTAGATCTATTGCAACTCTCAATCACGTCTGAATCTCACTTGTAATTGAAACTGAAATATTTCTCAATTCAAAATCGcgcaaatgaaaatgacacCTACTATGCAGTTGTCCGGGAACGTCGAGTCGATCAAGTTGATCAGagatgataatgttaaaTGTCGAGTTGATAGCTGATTTGAATTCACGATATGAAGATGAATTCTAGATGAACACATAACAcaacacaaaacacaaatgaaataatcacAATCTAATCAACACACAGAAATCCTCTTGACAATTGTTGATATATTGTCCGATGACTATGACGGTGATAACAATCATGTTGATTTAGTGacgaatacaaaaaaaatcactttGGATCACAACACTAAATCACAGCACTGGATCACAACAGGAAATTCTGCATGAAAGAAACAACAATTAGTCAAAATTTACTAAAAATAAACCAATCACTCACCATTCAAGGTATGGAATACACAAATGAATGGACAACACTTCATTtcacaaaacacaaacatattctgtcgaaaagaaaatgaaattaattcacATCTTCAACAATATAATTAACAACATACCACTAATTGATAGAGATGACACCAATGAAACATTTGACAATACACCAACAAATCACTGCACAGCACTAAGCACAACACGAATTTGCAACACCACGCTgagttgataatgatgagaacTAAacagatgataataaaacacTAAACACTTGACAAACACTAATTAAACACGGCACATCACAACACGAAATTCTTTTGGAAAGAAATACGAATCAATCGTTAATTCAATATTGTTAATCACAATCGAGTTGGATACTTCTTTAAATCATGTCATCAACATCTTGTTTTTATCATGGGCATTAATGGGTTAAAGCAAGCACAGATGATGGAAAGTGGCTTTCAGATGTTCATTTTCTGTGAGATGGCCACCGGCTGCTTTCTTGATTTGGTATCGTTTTGAAAGAAGCAGCTATTTATTGTACAGAATTGGGAGGTTGTTTTTATAATTTCCTCGgctttgatttttcatttaaatcagCATGTTTTGTGCATTGATGTGTAATATAGTTTCGAAAAGCACATGTTCACTTTAttccatcattataatcaacgACACGAAactttgaaacaaaaaaaatcagtaaCCAATGCATTTTATCATAACGATCATCAGAATACATTGATCGACAATGATTCCGAAAAACACGTtgttcgaatgaaaaatcacaacgtagaaatggaaaaaacaaacgctcatttcatttggttgaaaaatgttttattatCAGCTCGATCAATGAGTTGGCAAAAATGCAGAGAAATTAAATGATTGCaatgaatagaaatagaaatgaaaaacatttagTGTGAATAATCGagtcatcatcgattaaatctgatcaaattgttgtttcacCAGTGATAAAAAGTTGAACGTCATCATGCGCTTCGTTGTCCAAACCAAATTgcattttgaatgataatttgaatttgaaaattgttccaTTGTACCATACGATTTTGCttttggaataaaaaaacaaaaataaaatccatcCAACTCTCTTATTAATAATTAGCATTAAcgcattttgtttttgcttgGCCATTGGTCtctaaaatgatgataaatacaAATACAGATTAGTTATTGGCAAAATTAGCAAAATTCTGAAACTTAATTTTCCGAGCACTGTTCATAGACAATGTACACTTTCATGATTTGGATACAATCATCAGCTGTGCTGGGTGAATGGAAAATGGATACATGAAACTTGATATGCATGCCAAGTGAAACCAGTTTATCAGCATACAATCATGAGGCCTTCAACTGGTGAGTTTTAATCGTCCGATTAATGATTAGAATCAGGTTAAATCAGCAAAATCGCTAAAACAAGACGACGAATGGCTATAGTTCATTCAGTCTGTAGAATCGTCAATGGCTAAAACGAGCTTGAGCAAACGGGCCAAGTCCCGAGTCCGGTCGTTACAATCGTCAGTgatcgtttttctttttcttctagAACAAACCGTATTGCACAGGATGTTTAAACTGTTGGAAATGTTGAAAGGTTAATAATTTATGAATGCCTgtacaattttcattattaatttaaCAATCAACAGGTCACAAGCGAAAATTGATGACTACTAAACGACTACGGTGGTTATATGTGCCGACATCGTTTGGACTCATTTTAATGTTGCTCGGTCAAGTGCGTAAAGTGCGTAGAAAAGACGACCAGAATGTTTACAAGCCACTACCGTTTGAAGTGTCCATGTATCGGATGCTTCCGTTACGAACACTGTCAAGAGTGTGGGGATGGATCAATTCGATTGAACTACCACAACCGGTACGAATACCGATTCTACAATCTTACGCAGCTGCCTTTGGCTGTGATCTGGACGAAGCACTGATTCAAGATTTCAAACAATACAAGAATCTCAACGAATTCTTCAAAAGAGAACTAAAGCCCGGTCTGCGACCTATCGCCGGCCAAGAACACGACGTCGTTTCGCCATGTGATGGAACAGTGTTGCATATGGGTCTGGCCAAAGATGGTCTTCTCGAACAGGTAAAAGGCATCACATACACGATGGAATCGTTCTTGGGCCCCATCACCTGGAAATCGTGCCAAGTATCGGAACGCAGCGATACATACCAGCAATGTCTGCTACAGAACCAGAATACTGATCTATATCACTGTGTCATTTATCTGGCTCCAGGTGATTACCACAGATTTCATTCTCCAGTCAACTGGACAGTCAAGTATAGACGTCATTTCCCGGGAAAACTGTACTCTGTACGTCCAACATTCGCTTCATGGTTTCCGAACCTGTTTTCGGTCAACGAACGGGTTGCATATGTCGGTGAATGGCAATATGGATTCTTTGCCATGGTTCCGGTAGGTGCAGTCAACGTTGGCTCAATGAGAATCTACTTTGATCCAGAACTGCGGACAAATCGAACGCAAATGTTACTTTCGGCCGCCGCACACTACGAAGAGAAACCAATGAATCAAGCAGTGGCAAAGGGCAATCCATTCGGCGAATTCAATCTCGGCTCGACCATTGTGTTGATATTCGAAGCACCGAAATCGATGCGATTCCAGATTGAACaatcgatgaaaatcaaatacgGCCAACTCATTGTTGATGTGCGtaattctaatgatgattgtcaataACACAATTGACCATTTAATGagaaaacaataaaacaaatacaGCTAAACTTTACATGTGTGTCAGACTTTTGCTAGTCAATTGGTCTcgtgttgctgctgctgctgctgctgatgaaaGATGGCTTCAAATTTGCCAACAAACTCCAACAGCGACGGATACTGTTTGACCATATTGCTCAACACTTCGTATGTCTTGTCGTACGAATTGATGGCTTTGATATGACCATAGATGAGACACAATAGTTCCTGAGATACGGCACTGCTGCCTTCATCCACTTGGCGTGATGTCACACGAATCATTTCTTGCAAATATTCTTCCAATGCATTCTGTCCATTAGAATGGTCTTGTAGTCGCTATACACAAGCAAGTAATTAGTCAACAGAgcaattcattttatcaatgatcaaaacaCATACCCAGGCGATATCCCGTTGTTTGAGCCAGCAAAGAATGTTGTTCAATGGCCACGGCTTGTCGCATGCATAGCTAATTTTCGTGTGCTTGTCGTAGGTGTCCTTGTCCAGCCATGTGTAATACAGTTCAGTGTCAATAATCACCttgttgaataaatcaatgtGTGCCTGACGCTCGGAACCATCACCCTTGACCGTAATGTGAAattcgttgttgatgaattcgACAATCGGCCAAAAGCCAGAAATCAGCTGGCGACCAAACTTGATAAACGGTAATTGGCCATCTGGCGACATCCATTCCGCGTTGGAACGTTGATCAATCCGGTAGTCAATCTTGTTCAATTCAAGGTATGCCCGCAATGCATTGACAAAGCCCAATTCTGGCAACATGATCTGCACGTTGTTCAACGATTGCACAATGACCACCTTGGTGTTGGCATCTCGTgtattgctgctgctgctgttgttcaAATGTTTGACGACCATATCGGTAAGTACCATTTAGTAATAGTAATAAGAATGGcagaaatttcaataaaaaacaatttgaccAACTATAAATTGTGAATgatataacaataacaacatataataataataacaaattaaATCACAAACGCGTGCAGCATGCAcccaaacaacaatcacttGGTGGAAAtagaacaacaaacaaacagcagATGATTTTATACATGCCAAGCTGTGTTGTGTttacatatacacacacgcacTGATTTGATTCCAATTGACCGCAACTTGTccttttcgtttctttttctcaatctaattcaattttcaagcTAATCATCTATCGTTCAAAAAGAATCCGCTGCAACATGGCCTTTCTGCGACGACTACTGGTGCAATCGAGTGTTTTGGTGgccacaacaaacaaaccgaaACAGTTGGTGCTTGCCAGATGCATAGCTAGTACGGCCGTCAACAACGAAAGCGAAAATTGGTTAAGTAAACTTCTCATGGTTCGTAAAATCGATACCGGAAAAGAAGCTCACTCCCGACTGCTTAGTGATACGGACAAAGTGTATGAATTGCACAGTAAGTAGTGCTCAAACACGTTAACACCACATATATTGTAAAATTGTAACATTAATAATTTCTAGTTCACGATGTCAAACCTCGCCACAAGGAAGAATACTTGCAAAACTTGTAATACGCTCAACTTGTCATTCAACAACTAATTCCGTAATTTGTTTTCCGTAGCCAAGCATGGTGCAACGAGATCCAGACAAAAAGTCCGGAAATCCGACTGGTTGGCAGCTGGAAAGTAGAAGTGGGCGATCTCGACCAATATGGTAACTTGTGCTGAGATAATGATGCTTCAACTTGATCTGGCTAATTTTATCCTGATGCTTTTAGTTCATATATGGGGCTACGACGGTTGGAAACAGGCATCACAAGTGTTCAACTTGATTCGAAGCGATCGAACACTGATGGCACTGGAAAAGGATCAAGAACCGTTTCTACGATCACGCCAAAATCAGTTCATGTTGTCGTTTAGTTTTTGGCCTAGTCCTCAACCGCAAGTAAACAATTCAATGTACGAAATGCGTTCATACGTACTAAAGCCAGGCACCATGATCGAGTGGGGAAACAACTGGGCCAGAGGAATCAACTTTCGACGCAACAATGCCATTGCCGGATTCTTTTCGCAAATTGGCCAGCTCTACTGTGTCCACCACCTTTGGAGTAAGCAAACACCATACAAAATATGTTATTCCATGCTCCGACTAATTATTGACCAATTCCAATGCACAGAATACGATGACCTCCAAGCTCGTCGTGAAATCAGAGAAGCTGCCTGGCGGAAACCCGGTTGGGATGAATGCGTCGCCTACACTGTACCTTTGATCCGGGAACTGAGAACTCGGTGGATGTCACCGAATCCATTTTCACCAATCAagtgataataaataaatctatACATATACTAACAATAGCCAAGAGagaatgatgacaataaaaacaaaaacaaacaaacaaaacaaaaaacatttaccTTTACATTGTACAATCttttataacaaaaaaaattacaaatgtAATTAATGTGCTGCACCAGCAGCACCATTCAGACAGGAATGGCAAATCTTTCTATGTAGTGAATCACTTCAAAGACAACCTCGATCATGATcaatatgataatcatcCACTCGAGTCGCACGTGGTGAATGTCATTCAGATGACTGGAGAGCAGATCCATCAGCTCGATGCAATGATTCAGTTTCTCGTTCATCACCCTGGTTCGTTTGTTGATGTTCAGGTGCAGATAGGTTGCCGTAAACAATCGTTCAAGTTGCTCTCTGTCCCAGTAAAAATCGGGCGTGTCCAACATATCTGAACTGAGGTTGAGTCGATGTCGAAGGCCAAACAATTGGCCCGTTTTTTTAAACACCTGATCTCTGGTCAGGTTAATTTTCCGGCCTTCTTTCATGTCCTGAGTGATGTAACCGATGCTGTCGATGTAACGGTCAAGATTCGCTTCCCATATTGACAGTTTGACCGAAAGTGCAATGGCGTTGGAAAAGGCAAACTTGTCCAAATTGACGGCGTTCGGTTCGTCATTATTCAtgttcaaatgaatcaaaccTCGAGACAATCGGGAGTGCGATGATCCGGTGGTGAGCACGACATCAATCTCTTCACGTTCTTCGTTGACAATGTCTTGATTGTATGAATTTAGCTCGTAGTGCCGAAGCAGTTTGAGCACGAGACTGCATTCGCTGGCCGACATGTTCCAGAAAACGATCGAACCTTCgtcaaaaacgaaaaagtcTCTTTTGTTATTCTCGTCTTCCAATTTGTATTTGGCCGTCATGTGCAATACTTGGCCATTCAGTTCGCTTTGAATGGATTCGTCGTCATATACCACTTGCTCGTATAGACCGTGTTGCACTAATGCAGAATGGAAATCGTCGAGGTTGTATTCTTCGGCAGTGCTCAATGCATAAACTGGTCGTTCACATAGACCTTCAGCTGTTTGTTGTATGgtactcttttttttgggcgCCCGtcgtttgattgaattgatcaacaaacgGCCAGTATCGGTGAGACCAGTAGTAGCAGTGGTTGATGATGTAGTTTTCATTCGTATAACGGTTGGCCGACTGATTGGCCATTGTTTGAAGCCAAAAACAACCCGACTATAAATACGactaatcattatcatcggaatcatttaaaataaacATGCATTCAGTGCAGAACACAATATTGTGTAGCATGTGACTGACGGTACTTGCATCGTTTAAACAGGCTGTTGTgttgatcattcatcattcatcattcaaatataacaacgaacatttattcatcaagcaaaatcaaaattagtGACGATTTagatataattttttataatataGTAATAGTATAATAGGATAAACAACCAGAGCTACAATACAATTGGGAGATGAATATCAAGAATATCAAGATCATGACCGGGAAAAATCGAGGGCACAATAGcccaaattgaaaaaacacacactGGTTAACGCGGTAATAGAACATTGCTAGAATAATGAATCACTGAATGATGAGTGCATGGCTGCAGTGGCGTTGAGATTGACAATCATCGATGGCTGCGAAGAATCTCGGATGATGAAAGGGGGTTGCACATTCTGCACACACTCACGCACACAACACGAAACTTGACTAATCTATCTGTTTGGTTCCTTTGAGGTTGCCTTTGGCACGTTGCTGTAACGTGGAAACGTGAGATTTTGGTTAGTCAACGAGCCAACTAGATTTTTTACAAATTACCTCGTccaattcttttttggtCTTTTCCTCCAATTCACGAATATCCTTCATGGTCAGGCCATGCCACTTGTCCACCCAACAAAAGACTTGCCTGTGAAAGTTGAGGAATATTCTTCGCTCGGtctgaaaacaacaaattatgGTGAAcaggaacaacaacaacaaaaaacaaaaaaaatgtcatacCTTTTGAATATAGTTCTCAATACGACCTTGAAGGCCAAACCATTTAAACTCACAAGTGACCAGTTTGTAGGAACACATGACCGGTTCACAACTTTTCTGCAAgcaaacattgaatgaatcatatgaacaaaatacaaacactGACAATTACTCACTCTCCAATCGTTGCACAATGGTCctcgatttgttttttgtgattTGAATTTCCTAGGATCTTCATCGGGCTTGTAGTCCTGCATTGGAAATGTAACAACAAAAGAGAATGtgatatacacacacacacacatgaataCATTTCAAATGTATACCGATGGATTGACAGAATCGTTGCCAATGTCAATGAAAACCACATCCCGTTGCTTAAGAAGCTGTGGATCCAAGTGGTGAGCGTTTTCTTGTGTCCCTCTGTCCGGTGAATGCATCGTTTCCACCACCAAACGAAAATTGTCCTTCATATAGTCTGGATTCTGTGGATGAAGAGAGCATCGTCATCATGTGATCATTgaatagataaaaaaaatgatacatACAGTGAGGATGGTTCTACAGTACGGGTAGGCATTCCAGGCTTCTTCGTGAATCTCCAACGAACCTTTTGGTGCGATTAGCCGAACAATAGAAGGCACCTTGGAATCAAGGTGGTAAATCTTGTAAGTGTATTGGCCTTTGTCAAATTTGCCATCCAAAAGTGGATAGTTGCTGAACGGCTCATTCTTGACCACCTCGACGccttcaccaccaccagtttCATTTTTCGAAGCTTCGGCAACGCTAAACAACTGTCCTATTTGATACtggaaaaatcatcatcgtaat
Encoded here:
- the LOC124496848 gene encoding phosphatidylserine decarboxylase proenzyme, mitochondrial-like isoform X1 — its product is MAKTSLSKRAKSRVRSLQSSVIVFLFLLEQTVLHRMFKLLEMLKGHKRKLMTTKRLRWLYVPTSFGLILMLLGQVRKVRRKDDQNVYKPLPFEVSMYRMLPLRTLSRVWGWINSIELPQPVRIPILQSYAAAFGCDLDEALIQDFKQYKNLNEFFKRELKPGLRPIAGQEHDVVSPCDGTVLHMGLAKDGLLEQVKGITYTMESFLGPITWKSCQVSERSDTYQQCLLQNQNTDLYHCVIYLAPGDYHRFHSPVNWTVKYRRHFPGKLYSVRPTFASWFPNLFSVNERVAYVGEWQYGFFAMVPVGAVNVGSMRIYFDPELRTNRTQMLLSAAAHYEEKPMNQAVAKGNPFGEFNLGSTIVLIFEAPKSMRFQIEQSMKIKYGQLIVDVRNSNDDCQ
- the vib gene encoding phosphatidylinositol transfer protein vib → MLIKEFRVVLPLTVEEYQIGQLFSVAEASKNETGGGEGVEVVKNEPFSNYPLLDGKFDKGQYTYKIYHLDSKVPSIVRLIAPKGSLEIHEEAWNAYPYCRTILTNPDYMKDNFRLVVETMHSPDRGTQENAHHLDPQLLKQRDVVFIDIGNDSVNPSDYKPDEDPRKFKSQKTNRGPLCNDWRKSCEPVMCSYKLVTCEFKWFGLQGRIENYIQKTERRIFLNFHRQVFCWVDKWHGLTMKDIRELEEKTKKELDEQRAKGNLKGTKQID
- the LOC124496853 gene encoding metaxin-2; its protein translation is MVLTDMVVKHLNNSSSSNTRDANTKVVIVQSLNNVQIMLPELGFVNALRAYLELNKIDYRIDQRSNAEWMSPDGQLPFIKFGRQLISGFWPIVEFINNEFHITVKGDGSERQAHIDLFNKVIIDTELYYTWLDKDTYDKHTKISYACDKPWPLNNILCWLKQRDIAWRLQDHSNGQNALEEYLQEMIRVTSRQVDEGSSAVSQELLCLIYGHIKAINSYDKTYEVLSNMVKQYPSLLEFVGKFEAIFHQQQQQQQHETN
- the LOC124496849 gene encoding required for meiotic nuclear division protein 1 homolog, yielding MIPMIMISRIYSRVVFGFKQWPISRPTVIRMKTTSSTTATTGLTDTGRLLINSIKRRAPKKKSTIQQTAEGLCERPVYALSTAEEYNLDDFHSALVQHGLYEQVVYDDESIQSELNGQVLHMTAKYKLEDENNKRDFFVFDEGSIVFWNMSASECSLVLKLLRHYELNSYNQDIVNEEREEIDVVLTTGSSHSRLSRGLIHLNMNNDEPNAVNLDKFAFSNAIALSVKLSIWEANLDRYIDSIGYITQDMKEGRKINLTRDQVFKKTGQLFGLRHRLNLSSDMLDTPDFYWDREQLERLFTATYLHLNINKRTRVMNEKLNHCIELMDLLSSHLNDIHHVRLEWMIIILIMIEVVFEVIHYIERFAIPV
- the Nipsnap gene encoding protein nipsnap → MAFLRRLLVQSSVLVATTNKPKQLVLARCIASTAVNNESENWLSKLLMVRKIDTGKEAHSRLLSDTDKVYELHIHDVKPRHKEEYLQNFQAWCNEIQTKSPEIRLVGSWKVEVGDLDQYVHIWGYDGWKQASQVFNLIRSDRTLMALEKDQEPFLRSRQNQFMLSFSFWPSPQPQVNNSMYEMRSYVLKPGTMIEWGNNWARGINFRRNNAIAGFFSQIGQLYCVHHLWKYDDLQARREIREAAWRKPGWDECVAYTVPLIRELRTRWMSPNPFSPIK
- the LOC124496848 gene encoding phosphatidylserine decarboxylase proenzyme, mitochondrial-like isoform X2 codes for the protein MRPSTEQTVLHRMFKLLEMLKGHKRKLMTTKRLRWLYVPTSFGLILMLLGQVRKVRRKDDQNVYKPLPFEVSMYRMLPLRTLSRVWGWINSIELPQPVRIPILQSYAAAFGCDLDEALIQDFKQYKNLNEFFKRELKPGLRPIAGQEHDVVSPCDGTVLHMGLAKDGLLEQVKGITYTMESFLGPITWKSCQVSERSDTYQQCLLQNQNTDLYHCVIYLAPGDYHRFHSPVNWTVKYRRHFPGKLYSVRPTFASWFPNLFSVNERVAYVGEWQYGFFAMVPVGAVNVGSMRIYFDPELRTNRTQMLLSAAAHYEEKPMNQAVAKGNPFGEFNLGSTIVLIFEAPKSMRFQIEQSMKIKYGQLIVDVRNSNDDCQ